A window from Malassezia japonica chromosome 1, complete sequence encodes these proteins:
- a CDS encoding uncharacterized protein (SECRETED:SignalP(1-19); EggNog:ENOG503PKSB) produces the protein MRATFFATSLFALLSVALAAPTELKRSGNNGRVTYYSGYMMAEPACGGSAPNDDDLVAAVRKDSPFKCGDEVTLSHKGNKVTVKVVDHCDTCTYGEWFDLSKSAFKKLGALDLGIIDDILYWKH, from the coding sequence ATGCGTGCTACCTTCTTCGCTACCTCTCTCTTCGCGCTCCTTAGCGTTGCCCTCGCTGCCCCCACCGAGCTCAAGCGCTCTGGCAACAACGGCCGTGTGACTTACTACTCGGGCTACATGATGGCTGAGCCCGCTTGCGGCGGCTCTGCCCCCAACGACGAtgacctcgtcgctgctgtCCGCAAGGACTCGCCTTTCAAGTGCGGTGACGAGGTTACCCTCTCGCACAAGGGCAACAAGGTGACTGTCAAGGTTGTCGACCACTGTGACACCTGCACCTACGGTGAGTGGTTCGACCTCTCCAAGTCGGCCTTCAAGAAGCTCGGTGCTCTTGACCTCGGTATCATCGACGATATCCTTTACTGGAAGCACTAA
- a CDS encoding uncharacterized protein (EggNog:ENOG503P07N; COG:K; TransMembrane:1 (o1129-1148i)): protein MSQSKMPQSGTFPLVVDESEQKFMPGALTDNGESKQSMHAAPHPMDAELPAHTWFHDTMPMSMDARNKGMYGVLPGPGSSTTTMPGMFSLRDMQTNRDEAMFHSMIEENHCAPPAAFEAMSMSNNSSNSMMHPASQGTISQESNSIAPGMLDDSSHLHRAGPSAVAAGMAGAVSVADPDLGTSAMHVIRPNRNQLPQDMEIHVHGVPATGAKSRVETQIRMRIELVVRGAKVEDGNPTWERIGSFGHIKVPPLSGTKRKSKKHQKVNVPSESLLLLEADVVNATPPHARVYVCNSCRERERKRAHRKKSKKLSASVHPTEEEMRALDINPELPNASELAAERMEEEERKHAVLFNCGDYIDFHDGEAVLSTRITCYCRHHREKLGFRIVFTLRDSHGEFVATGATPPIMIMDDHKSVTQSAAAQRPARPTEAYGPPQVDYGSEDSTQMNTTSPKGVYMTPAGLANRARERPKPYDERRRLRGGKDHSANGAPMDPSSMSFLLDSSRNFLWNSMPGENGRGTSPATSTSSNVMPDALNAQLGSVSPASVADSANMLATPLSIDMLPPNHMSGMAMDPLFSSPPQERNETLPALETPAPASDASVPHITKMIPAEGPTTGGIEITVLGENFTEGLQCVFGDTPSTCTRVWASTTLVCLLPPRFRPGPVIVSLQHGAPTLGSPVPNQPLQLFTYIDATDRALMELALQVVGLQMTGQMASARDVAMRIVHSSQGDSSGSFDSKAPQAQDEGEMLNVSELLAYGLRLCAQRNAPRSSIQDSILGFLSLMDVELDSADLPKDCVPCHDAIHACNAQGHTLLHLAVLLNYNRLTSDLLKRGCPINAQDVNGFTPLHFASLHGSLAITRLLLDHGATPYVTNYQGLRAIDVARRSDMIDTEQILAEYMAESNDEPGYSDASESESEDEEEEEERTPTSVTRAMFEQDDEVSDAESDASEDAGISFAELAALQRAAQTSEDEEATPSSSPRNSWHFGLLRRMSPKAIRDRHDSWLGYDTPKSENKPAMLTESAAFDKSSNAPTTPPQIQSPPPTYDEATLDDESGTSRHVLGEKLVTSQEGARLRERKRTDEARTLKLHGSASGSRLRQRTRRTAKEATDEANPYVRQRLGVYDDHMLLWFWIPAMIAVFLLTVVLNNGSFLSHDTPTVRVASVST, encoded by the coding sequence ATGTCGCAAAGCAAAATGCCTCAGTCGGGTACCTTTCCTCTAGTGGTGGATGAATCGGAGCAAAAGTTTATGCCCGGCGCCTTGACGGACAATGGCGAATCGAAGCAGTCCatgcacgctgcgccgcacccgATGGATGCCGAGCTGCCCGCACACACCTGGTTTCACGATACCATGCCTATGTCTATGGATGCACGGAACAAGGGCATGTACGGCGTGCTGCCAGGACCAGGCTCCTCGACGACAACCATGCCTGGCATGTTTTCGCTGCGTGACATGCAGACAAACCGGGATGAGGCCATGTTTCACTCGATGATCGAGGAGAACcactgcgcgccgcctgctgcttTCGAGGCGATGTCGATGTCGAACAATTCGTCGAATTCCATGATGCATCCCGCTTCTCAGGGGACAATCTCGCAAGAGTCCAACAGCATCGCGCCGGGCATGCTGGATGACTCGTCCCACCTTCATCGTGCGGGCCCCAGCGCAGTTGCAGCGGGAATGGCCGGTGCTGTTTCGGTTGCTGATCCCGACCTTGGTACGTCGGCGATGCACGTCATCCGTCCGAACCGCAACCAGCTGCCCCAAGACATGGAGATCCACGTGCACGGTGTGCCGGCCACTGGCGCCAAGTcgcgcgtcgagacgcAGATCCGTATGCGCATTGAGCTTGTGGTGCGTGGCGCAAAAGTCGAAGATGGCAACCCAACTTGGGAGCGCATCGGCTCCTTTGGCCACATCAAGGTGCCGCCGCTGAGTGGCACAAAGCGCAAGTCGAAGAAGCACCAGAAAGTCAACGTGCCTTCTGAGTCCCTGCTGCTGCTAGAGGCCGACGTCGTGAATGCGACCCCCCCTCATGCGCGCGTGTATGTCTGCAACAGCTGCCGCGAGCGTGAGCGCAAACGTGCCCACCGCAAAAAGTCGAAGAAgctctcggcgagcgtccaCCCCACGGAGGAAGAGATGCGTGCGCTGGACATCAACCCCGAGCTGCCGAATGCGTCGgagctcgctgccgagcgcatggaggaagaggagcgcaagcatGCTGTGCTCTTCAACTGTGGCGACTACATCGACTTCCacgacggcgaggccgTCCTCTCGACGCGTATCACCTGCTACTGCCGTCACCACCGGGAGAAGCTTGGTTTCCGCATCGTCTttacgctgcgcgacagcCACGGCGAGTTTGtggcgaccggcgcaaCTCCACCGATCATGATTATGGACGATCACAAGTCGGTTACGCAGTCCGCTGCCGCGCAACGCCCTGCGCGTCCCACGGAAGCGTACGGCCCGCCGCAGGTCGACTATGGCTCGGAGGACTCGACGCAGATGAACACGACGTCGCCGAAGGGTGTTTACATGACACCAGCCGGTCTTGCGAaccgtgcgcgcgagcgtccCAAGCCCTACGATGAACGTCGTCGCTTGCGTGGCGGAAAGGACCACAGCGCGAACGGTGCGCCGATGGACCCGAGCAGCATGTCGTTCCTCTTGGACTCGTCGCGCAACTTTTTGTGGAACTCGATGCCAGGAGAAAACGGGCGCGGCACTTCGCCTGCGACGTCGACCTCATCGAACGTCATGCCCGACGCCCTCAATGCCCAGCTCGGCTCAGTGTCGCCTGCATCAGTCGCTGACTCGGCGAATATGCTTGCGACACCGCTGTCGATCGACATGCTTCCGCCGAACCACATGTCCGGCATGGCGATGGACCCACTCTTttcctcgccgccgcaagAGCGGAACGAAACGCTtcccgcgctcgagaccCCAGCTCCGGCCTCGGATGCGTCTGTGCCGCACATCACCAAGATGATTCCTGCCGAGGGACCGACGACGGGCGGTATCGAGATTACTGTACTGGGCGAAAACTTTACCGAAGGCCTTCAATGTGTCTTCGGCGACACGCCGAGTACGTGTACGCGTGTTTgggcgagcacgacgctcgtGTGCCTGCTTCCCCCCCGTTTCCGCCCCGGGCCCGTGATCGTCAGTCTGCAGCATGGCGCACCCACATTGGGCTCGCCGGTTCCGAACCAGCCGCTGCAGCTCTTTACATACATCGACGCTACAGATCGTGCGCTGATggagcttgcgctgcaggtTGTCGGCCTACAGATGACGGGCCAGAtggcgtcggcacgcgaCGTGGCGATGCGCATCGTCCACTCGTCGCAGGGCGACAGCTCTGGCTCGTTTGACTCCAAGGCGCCCCAGGCCCaggacgagggcgagaTGCTCAACGTGTCCGAGCTGCTTGCATACGGCCTGCGTCTGTGCGCACAGCGCaacgcgccgcggtcgagcaTCCAAGACTCGATCCTCGGTTTCTTGAGCTTGATGGACGTGGAGCTGGATTCCGCCGACCTGCCCAAGGACTGTGTTCCCTGCCACGATGCGATCCATGCGTGCAACGCGCAAGGACACACGCTGCTTCACCTTGCTGTGCTCTTGAACTACAACCGCCTTACGTCCGATCTGCTGAAGCGCGGCTGCCCGATCAATGCACAGGACGTGAACGGATTTACGCCGCTGCATTTTGCTAGCTTGCACGGCTCGCTCGCAATcacgcgcctgctgcttgACCACGGTGCCACGCCCTATGTGACCAATTACCAAGGCTTGCGGGCTATCGACgttgcgcgccgctcggacATGATCGACACCGAGCAAATCCTGGCCGAATACATGGCCGAGTCCAACGACGAGCCGGGTTACTCGGATGCGAGCGAGTCGGAGtcggaggacgaggaggaggaagaggagcggACGCCGACGTCTGTGACTCGGGCCATGTTTGAACAGGATGACGAAGTCTCGGATGCTGAGTCGGATGCGTCTGAAGATGCTGGCATTTCCTTTGCAGAGCTCGCCGCACTTCAGCGGGCTGCTCAGACGTctgaggacgaggaggcgacgcctagctcgtcgccgcggaATAGCTGGCACTTTGGCCTGCTTCGACGCATGAGCCCCAAGGCGATCCGCGATCGCCACGACTCTTGGCTCGGCTATGATACACCGAAAAGCGAGAACAAACCGGCGATGCTCACCGAGAGCGCGGCATTCGATAAGTCGTCGAATGCGCCAACGACCCCGCCGCAAATCcagtcgccgccgcccacgtacgacgaggcgacgctcgacgacgagtcgGGCACATCGCGACACGTCCTCGGTGAAAAGCTCGTCACGTCGCAGGAGggcgcgcgcttgcgcgagCGTAAGCGTACAGACGAAGCTCGGACGCTCAAGCTGCATGGGAGCGCCTCGGGTTCGCGTCTGCGGCAGCGCACTCGCCGCACCGCCAAGGAGGCTACGGACGAGGCGAACCCGTACGTTAGGCAGCGCCTGGGTGTGTACGATGATCATATGCTGCTGTGGTTCTGGATCCCAGCGATGATCGCAGTCTTCCTTTTGACCGTTGTGCTGAACAACGGCTCATTCTTGTCTCATGACACACCGACG